The Hydrogenimonas thermophila genome includes a window with the following:
- a CDS encoding efflux RND transporter periplasmic adaptor subunit, with product MIKKLLLVTFILTAPIISKEIIINSQNKMVKTAHPKSTKRVYLGSFLAKGHLSANEIYRIDAPVEGVIEYLNVHIYEPVEKGRKLVIIKSPKLLELESKYIDTLIEKEYCANEVNRLKPLYEAAVVAKKRFLEAKNRLAKYTTQSFFYYHLLIEWGLSKEQVEKIKESKKPIPEISIFAPISGKVSDMNVYPKMYVERGEHLMTILNPKGAHFEVALPLKIAKRLKPGFELYVGDKPVKVESISGAVDSRTQTVAIHLLPETDMAIMPDEKRNIKLYWPQNAFALPSSAVIDYDDREAVFIKTQKGFKLVPVTVLGRSSNTVYVVSQDLKTSLEVAVSGVIALKGALEGQADD from the coding sequence ATGATAAAAAAGTTATTATTAGTTACATTTATTCTTACTGCGCCAATTATTTCTAAAGAGATTATTATAAACAGTCAAAATAAAATGGTTAAAACGGCTCATCCAAAATCTACTAAGAGGGTTTATCTTGGAAGTTTCCTTGCAAAAGGGCATTTGTCAGCTAATGAAATATATAGAATAGATGCACCTGTTGAAGGGGTAATAGAGTATTTAAATGTTCATATTTATGAGCCTGTTGAAAAAGGAAGAAAGCTTGTAATCATCAAGAGTCCAAAACTGCTTGAATTGGAGTCAAAATATATAGATACATTGATAGAAAAAGAGTATTGTGCTAATGAAGTAAATCGTTTGAAGCCTCTATATGAAGCAGCAGTAGTTGCAAAAAAGAGATTTCTTGAAGCAAAAAACAGACTTGCTAAATATACTACACAAAGCTTTTTTTACTATCATCTTCTAATAGAGTGGGGACTCTCTAAAGAGCAGGTAGAAAAAATTAAAGAGAGTAAAAAGCCGATTCCAGAAATTAGCATATTTGCTCCTATAAGCGGTAAAGTATCTGATATGAATGTATATCCAAAGATGTATGTGGAGCGTGGTGAGCATTTGATGACGATCTTAAATCCAAAAGGGGCACATTTTGAAGTAGCTTTACCTTTAAAAATTGCAAAGCGTCTTAAACCTGGGTTTGAACTATATGTAGGTGATAAGCCTGTAAAGGTTGAGTCAATTTCAGGTGCTGTAGATAGTAGAACCCAAACAGTTGCTATTCACCTTCTTCCTGAAACAGATATGGCTATTATGCCTGATGAAAAGCGAAATATAAAACTATATTGGCCTCAAAATGCATTTGCTCTTCCATCTTCTGCAGTTATAGATTATGATGATAGAGAAGCTGTTTTTATTAAGACACAAAAAGGTTTCAAACTTGTACCTGTTACCGTTTTGGGACGAAGCAGTAATACTGTTTATGTTGTTTCACAAGATTTAAAAACAAGTTTAGAAGTAGCTGTCAGTGGTGTAATTGCTTTAAAAGGTGCTTTGGAGGGGCAGGCAGATGATTGA